The Chryseobacterium sp. JV274 sequence TAACAGAAACAGCTCCAGCTTCTGCCTCTAAAAAAAGAAAATTAACTTTTAAAGAGCAAAAAGAACTGGAAACTATAGAAAAGGAAATGCCTGAACTGGAAGACCAGCGTTCCAAAATTCTGGATCAACTCAACAATGAAGCTGATTACGAAAAGATCGCCAAACTCTCTTCCGAACTGGAAACAGTTTCAGAAAAACTGGAAAACCATGAGATGAGATGGCTGGAGCTTCAGGAAATCCTTTAATAGTTATGAATTATGAATGAATTTAAGGTTCAAAGTTTAAGGTTCAAGGTTGATAGCAGTCGTGATTAGAAGTTTCCAACCCGGTTACATTCAAACCCTAAAACTCTCAGATGATCTGATCCATTCATAATTCATCATTTATAATTTATAATTTATAATTTAATTACTCTTTCTTCTTTTGCACTTTCCAGGGAAGCATCAATAATTTTCATATTCTGAATAACTTCTCTTCCCGGAGACGGTAAAGCATATCCAAACACAATGTGCTCATAGATTTGCTGGTAATAATCCATATAATTTCCGGCTTCACTGGACGTAAGGCTTTTTTCTGTTTCTGATTGATCATTCAGGAGGTTTAAAATTCCATCCGTTTCTTTCAATGGCTGGGTCCATTCTTTACCATATACAGGAATTGCACCTGCTACTAATTCATTTTCCTGATTATCTGTTCTTTCCTGTAAAAAAGTTCCTCTATCGCCGTGAATAGTATATGCGTAGTGACCTTCTTTACTGAAAACCGATGTTTTTAGTCTTACTCTCAGATCATTTTTATAGAATAGCAGAATCTCGAAATAATCATTTGCGAATTCTTTTCCTTTCATAGAAAATACATCTGCAAAAAGTTTTTCAGGATATCCAAAATACTGTACAGCCTGGTCTACAAGATGTGCTCCCAGATCATGAAGTGTTCCTGAGCCTACCTGGTCCGGACTTTCTTTATGCTGTTTTCCACTAGGCGTTGTACGGAATCTGTCAAAACGAATTTCAGCTTCTTTAATATTCCCTATTTTTTTATCATTTAAAATCTTTTGAACCTGTAAAAAGTCCCTGTCAAATCTTCTGTTTTGATACACACTTAAAAACAATCCTTTTTCTTCTGCCAACTGCACCAGTTCTTCAGCTTCGGAAACATTTACAGTAAAGGGTTTTTCTACAATAATATTTTTTCCGGCTTCCAAAGCTTTTTTGGCATATTCATAGTGAGTCTGGACAGGAGTATTGATGATAACCAGCTCTACATCTGCATGCTGAAGCATTTCCTCTACAGAACGGTAAATGGTTGCTTCAGGATATTTCTCTTTAGATTCTTCCTTGCTTCTTTCCACTACAGCAGATATAAAAAATCCCGGATGTTCCTTTAAAAAGGGAGCATGGAATACTTTTCCACTCATTCCAAAGGCACAAAGCCCTGCTTTTACCAATTGCATATTATAATTTTCAACAAATATATTCATAAAAAATTCTCTATTCTCCAGTCTAAAGGAGGTATAGAAATAATCCATCTCATCAGCTGCAAGAATATGATTTAAATCATAAATTTATTTTTATCTATTCTAAACAAATACTTACATTTGCGCCTTATTTAAAACTGTTCTACATAAAAATAAAATGAAAAGACAACTACTTTCTTTAGGTCTTCTATTTATCGCTGTTTCAGCGAGTTCACAGATGAAAAATGCGGAAGCAGACACCATCAGAACTCAGACCATTGAGGATATTAATCTTCACAAAACAGGAAATCCTAACCAGGCAAGACCATTATCGACAAAATCAAACCTGACGGTAATGGAAAATCCACAGCCTATTGCTATTGTTACCCACGAAATCATTGAGCAACAGCAAGCAAAACAGCTTAGCGATGTTCTTCAGAATGTAAACGGAATGTATGTTACTTCATCCAGAGGAAATTCTCAGGATAGCTTTGGTGGACGTGGTTTCATTTTAGGAAATGATAATATCTTCAAAAACGGAACAAGAGTAAATAGCGGCGTTTTTCCTGAAGTAAGTGGTCTGGAAAGAGTTGAAGTTTTAAAAGGGGCAAATGCAATGTTATTTGGTAATGCTGCTGCAGGTGGTATCATCAACATGATTACAAAGAAGCCTAAATTCAATTTTGGTGGAAGTATTGGATTAAATGGTGGTAGCTGGAATTCTTATAAACCAACAGTTGATATTTACGGCCCTTTATCAAAGAATATTGCTTTCAGAATAAATGGAGCTTACGAATATGCAGAAAGTTTCAGAGATGTTGTAGAATCAGAAAAATATTACTTCAATCCTTCATTCCTTTTCAATTTAAGCCCAAAATCGCAATTGATCGTTGAAGCAGATTATCTTAAGAATAATTTTACTCCTGATTTCGGTCTTGGATCCATCACCAATCCTGATGGAAGTTATAAAATCAATGACCTACTCCCTAAAAATGCTTTCTTAGGAGCCGACTGGCAATATCAAAATGTAGAACAAGTTTCTACCAACATCACTTTTAATCATCAGTTTACTGAAAAATGGTCATTAAATACTGTAGCTTCTTATCAGAATTATACTAAGGACTACTATTCTACTGAAAGAGTACAATGGGGATATGAAAAGAACACGAACCGTCTTTTCTGGCAAAGACCTTTAAATAAAACATTTAACGAACAAAATTACACTTCATTACAAGTTAATATTAATGGAGAGTTCAATACCGGAAAAATCAATCATAAGGTTTTAATTGGTACTGATGGAGACTATGGTGTTCAAAATAACTACACTTATACCAATCCAACTATTTATGGGACTAATGGCAATACTTCACCCATTAATAACAACCTTTATTTAGATGATTCATCAAGTTGGGCTAGTGGAAAAATGCCTGATGCTTCTTTAAAAGACAGAACAAGAATTCCTACACAAAGATTTGGTATTTACATTCAGGATTTCATAAGCCTTACCAAACAGTTTAAAGTAATTGCTGGTTTAAGATGGTCTTATTTAGAAACAATGACTAATACTAAAAACACATTTTCAAACGACCTTGGAGATGTTGATCAAAAAAATACTGCTATATCAGACAGAGCATTTTCTCCAAAAGCTGGTTTAGTATATATGCCAAATGATAACCTTTCTGTATTTGCAACCTACACCAATTCTTTTGCTCAAAATACTGGAAAAGACATTTATGAGCAAGCATTAAAGCCTACTACTATTGATCAATATGAAGCAGGAGTAAAAAAGAATTTTTGGAATAATGCTTTAGCTGTAAACCTGACAGCATATCAAATTGTTTACAATAACTATTATCAAACCGCACCTCAATTAGCAAACGGGCAGGCGAATTCAGATTCATTCTATAAAGAATTCGCAGGAAAAATGAGAAGCCGTGGTGTTGAATTGGATATCACTGGAAATCCAACAGAAAATTTATCCATTATTGGAGGATTCTCTTACAACAACTCTGTATATCTTGATACACCAGACGGTTTTGGATATGTTGAGAAACAAAGATTGGTAAGAACACCAGCTACAACAGCTAACGCTTCTGTATTTTATAAATTCACACGTTTTGCAAAGGGATTGAAAGTAGGCGCAGGAGCTTACTTCATCGGTGATAGATTAGCTGGATGGAATGATACTAAAAATGGTTCTACCGGCTTAGGTGCGCGTAATGGAATCAGTAGATCATTTGCTTTAAAAGATTACACTACCGTAATGGTATCTGTAGGGTATGAGTGGAAAAAATTCTCAATCCAAGGGAAAGTGGGCAACCTGTTTGATGTCGAAAACTATAATGTTCACGAAAATTATTCAGTGAATCCTATCACTCCGAGAAACTACTATTTCACGCTGACATATAGACTTTAGAATTCTTTTTTATAATAATTCTTTCATTAAAAGTGGAAATTGCATTTTTGCAGTTTCCACTTTTGAAATTTTAAAACAAAAACAAAACAATAAGATATGGATAAGATTAAAGACACAAGAAGTTTCATGAGAATTACGCACCGTTATCTGGGATATTTCCTTGCCGGAATTATGGCCGTGTATTCATTAAGTGGAATCCTTCTGGTGTACAGAGACACTGATTTTCTGAAGAACGAAAAAAAATATGAAAAGAACATTGCAGCCAATCTTTCTGAAAAAGAACTGAAAAAAGAACTGAAGATGAAAGGTCTTGAGGTGGAAAAAACAGAAGGAAGCATTCTTTATTTTAAACAGGGAACTTATGACAGTGCAACCGGAAAAGCAAAGTATACCAAGAAAGAATTACCTTTCGTATTAGATAAAATGGTTTCCCTTCACAAGTCACAGTCAAAGGATGCTATATCTCCTCTAAGTGTATTCTTCGGAGTTTCTCTTTTCTTTTTTGTAATTTCAAGTTTCTGGATGTTTAATCCTAAAACCAAAGCTTTCAAACGCGGAATCAAGTTTACTATTGCAGGACTGATCATATCTATAATCCTTTTATTTGTTTAAATAATCAGGAAACTGAACAAAAGGAAAAAAGCACTTGAAATTATTATTCTTTTTTATCATTTTCTTTTTAAAACCCACCTTTTATTTTCTTTATCATTATGGAATCCTCAGCGAATATGTTAAAAAGATGAATTATAACTTCCTGATAATATTAACGTTTATTTAGAAAAATTACCTAAAATTAAGAGTCTGGCACATTTATTGTTTTTTCTATAACACGTGAATAATAAACATTTAATTATTAAAATAATAAATTATGAAAAAACTTATTTTAACAGGGATATTAGCCGTAGCAGGTTTAACAGCAACCGCAAACGCTCAGATTCAAAAAGGTAATTGGATGGTAGGGGGTAACCTTGCAGGGGCAAATTTTGGTTTAAATGAAGGAGCAGGATACGACTTTGCAATTCAGCCAAAAGGAGCATATTTCATTGAAGATAATATTGCAGTTGGGGGATATGTGGATTTAGGCTTCAAAGGAGCTAAAGATGCACCCACTACTTTTACATATAATGTAGGAGCATTAGGGCGTTATTACCTTAACCCAGGAGAACAAGGAGTAAACAACTTGCTTCACCACGGAAGATGGTTCTTCGAAGGTAACGTAGGTGTTGGAGGGATGTCAATCTCTAAAGGAGGTTCTTCTTCTAACGGTCTTAACTTCGGATTCGGGCCTGGTTATTCTTACTTCATCACTCCAAACATCGGATTGGAAGGTTTAGTGAAATATGATGCAAATGCAGGATTCGGAAGCGGTGGATATACTAACAAAATTACTTTTGGTTTAGGATTCCAGATTTACCTTCCAACGTCTAAAGCAAAACAAATCATCAACGACGTTAAGTAATCACTGAAATACTTATAAAAAAATGAAAGCGCCCCGGAATTTTATTCCGGGGCGCTTTTCGTACAAATTAAAACTAAACTATAAAAAATCAAATAAATCATGTATTGGGCTGTGGCGTGTATCGTAAATAGGGTTTTATTTCTGTCACTCCTTTTGGGAATATCTTGCGTGCTTCTTCTGTAGAAATCGTTGGCGGAACAATGACATCTTCTCCATTTTCCCAATTAACAGGAGTGGCTACGTGATAATTATCTACCAATTGTAGAGAATCCAGCACTCTAAGGATTTCGTCAAAATTTCTTCCTGTAGAGGCCGGATAGGTAATAATCAGTCTTACTTTTTTGGAAGGATCAATAATCAAAAGAGAACGTACAGTAGCCGTCACCGAAGCATTAGGATGAATAAAATCATACAGCTCTGAAACTTTTCTGTCTTTATCAGCAATAATAGGAAACCGGACATTGGTATTCTGAGTTTCATTAATATCTTTTACCCAGTTTTGATGATCCTCTACTCCATCTACACTTAAAGCAATCACTTTCGTTCCTCTGGCAGCAAATTCAGACTGCAATTTTGCAGTATATCCCAACTCTGTAGTGCATACCGGGGTATAATCTGCAGGATGTGAAAACAAAATCCCCCAGGAATCTCCCAGATAATTATAGAAATTGATATCACCTAAAGATGACTCTGCCTGAAAGTTGGGTGCCGTATCTCCTAGTTTAATTGACATAATGCGTTTCTTTTATAGTCTACAAATTTAGTAGACTTTTTGGAACTGGCAAATTTTTTGATGAAAATTTATATCTTTAATTAAAATTTTATTCATGGAGAAGACCGGACTCAGGTATGTAGATCTTGTTTATAAAGTATTGGAAAACTGGTATGTGACATTTGCTGAGCTTACCCCCAAACTTATTGTCGGAATTTTAGTATTTACATTTTTCCTGATTACCAGTAAATATTTAAGCCAGATAGCCGTAAAACTCTTCCACAAATTCTTCCCGAAGAGCAAAAAAGAGAGTTCATTAGTTACTTTAATCAGTATCTTCAGATTCCTGATCATGCTGATGGGAACTTTTATTGCCCTTGAAATAATGGGTTTCAGCGGCTTTCTCTGGAAGTTTATCGGAAGTCTGGGAGTTGCAGGGGTTATTGCAGGGGTTGCCCTGAAAGATCTTGTATCCAGTATTTTCTCCGGAATGCTGATTGGAATTGACAAAGCATATAAAGTAGGTGATTATATTACCATTGGAGCACATTCAGGAACGGTACAGGAAATCGGGTTTTTAACGACCAAAATTCTTACTGATGATGGAAAGAAGGCTTATATTCCCAATCAGGTTGTTTTCAATGCGCCGTTTTATAATATTACTGCTTCCCCACAGCGCAGGATTATTTTAAATTTTGAAATTCCAGCTGATGAAGATATCAGTATAGCACAGAAAGGAATTCTGGATGTGATTAAAAACCTTGACAATGTGGATAAATTAGACACCATTGAGGTCATCTTTACAGACCTGAAACAAGGTGCATTTAATCTTCAGGTGAAGTTCTGGATAAAAGTGGGTGCTAACCTGGCTCAGGTAAGAAGTAAGGCTTATTTAGGTATTAAAGAGCGTTTTGATGTGGATAAAGTTCAGCTGGTAACGCCTACAAGCATCAGTATTACCAATGGGGAGAATAATTTACATGAAAACCAGGATAAATAAATGTTTTCATATTAATTCACCGGTTTAATTAAGGTATATACTCCCTTCGTTTTTGGATCCAAATTGTTATTACATAATTTCTTACTTTTATATAAGATCTTAATCCACAAAATAATGTCATCACAATCCAATTCATTCCTACCTATTGAATCAAAAACTTCAAAAGGGCTTGCTTTATTGATTAAGATAATTGGCGGATCTTTTTTAATTTTGACCCCTTCATCCGTTATAATAATGGCTGTAATGGTAATAAATGCAAAAGAAATCTCTGTAGGAATAAAGATTGTTTTAATTGTCCTTTTTATGGCAATCCTAAGTTTTTGTGTCTGGATGCTTTTTCAGAAAAATTCCAAAAATACAACTACCCATATTATTGTTGATGAAAAAGGAATCCACCATTACTGCAACCGGGACATTTTATATTCCATAACCTATGCTGAGCTTCATTCAAATCCGGAATCGGGGAAATATGATGTGTTATTGACTGAGTATGATGAATCTGCTCCTAGTTTATGCATTCATCTCTTTGACCCTGCATTAAAGAAAGCCACCCGAAAAACTGTCAATTTAAATATTGATATAGTGATTACAAATGGGAATCTGTTACTCAAAAATTTTGTAAAAGGAATATTGATTTTCAGGCCGGATTTAAAAATTGCACCCAATGTTCTGGATCTTTACTGGCTGGAAGAATTCAAGAAATAAAATCATATTATTTTAATGTTCAACACTTAAAATAATAACAAAAAAAACCGTTCCAAAAATGGAACGGTTTTCTATTTATTTGAAAGTTTCAGATTAAGCTAAAACTTCTTTTACTTTGTTTGCAGCTTCTTCTAAAGTAATTGCAGAGTGTACCGGAAGACCAGACTCGTCAATTAATTTTTTAGCTTCTACAGCATTAGTCCCTTGTAATCTTACGATCAATGGAACCGGAAGGCTACCCATAGCTTTGTAAGCATCTACAACTCCCTGAGCAACTCTGTCACATCTTACAATACCTCCGAAGATGTTGATCAAAATAGCTTTTACGTTTGGATCTCTTAAGATGATTCCGAAAGCAGTCTGTACTCTCTGAGCATCAGCAGTACCTCCTACGTCAAGGAAGTTAGCAGGGTTACCACCTGATAATTTGATGATATCCATAGTTGCCATTGCAAGACCAGCTCCGTTTACCATACAAGCAACGTTACCATCTAGTTTTACGAAGTTAAGACCAGCTTCACCAGCTTCTACATCCATTGGATCTTCTTCTCTTGTATCTCTAAGTTCAGCTAAATCTTTGTGACGGAACAATGAGTTGTCATCTAAAGTTACTTTAGCATCTACAGCGATAATCTTGTTATCAGAAGTTTTTAATACCGGGTTGATTTCGAAAAGAGAAGCATCAATTCCTGTATAAGCATTGTAAAGAGATGAAATAAATTTCACAAATTCTTTGAATGCATTTCCTTCAAGACCTAGGTTGAAAGCAATTTTTCTAGCCTGGAATCCTTGAAGACCGATAGCCGGATCAATAAGTTCATTGTGGATCAAATGAGGAGTTACTTCTGCAACGTGCTCAATATCCATACCACCTTCAGTAGAATATACGATTGTATTTTTTCCTTCAGCTCTATCTAAAAGAATAGAAACATAAAATTCTTTAGTTTCAGATTCTCCTGGATAATAAACATCTTCTGCAACCAAAACAGAGTGTACTTTTTTACCTTCAGCAGAAGTTTGAGGAGTTACCAACTGCATTCCGATGATATTCTGAGCGTTCTCTTTAAGTTTATCCATGTTTGGAGAAAACTTAACACCCCCACCTTTACCACGACCACCTGCGTGAATCTGCGCTTTTACAACCCAAGCCTGTGCTCCGGTTTCAGCAGTCAATTTTTCAGCAGCTGCTACAGCTTCTTCTACGTTGTTTGCAACGAAACCACGTTGGATAGCTACTCCATACTTTGATAAAATCTCTTTTGATTGATACTCGTGAAGATTCATATTATTTTTATTATTTTATTTTAATATTTAAAGGTTGACAAATTTACTAAAAAGACATGGAAGTTCAAGTTTATTGACTTAAAAATTAAAGTCTGATCG is a genomic window containing:
- a CDS encoding Gfo/Idh/MocA family oxidoreductase, encoding MQLVKAGLCAFGMSGKVFHAPFLKEHPGFFISAVVERSKEESKEKYPEATIYRSVEEMLQHADVELVIINTPVQTHYEYAKKALEAGKNIIVEKPFTVNVSEAEELVQLAEEKGLFLSVYQNRRFDRDFLQVQKILNDKKIGNIKEAEIRFDRFRTTPSGKQHKESPDQVGSGTLHDLGAHLVDQAVQYFGYPEKLFADVFSMKGKEFANDYFEILLFYKNDLRVRLKTSVFSKEGHYAYTIHGDRGTFLQERTDNQENELVAGAIPVYGKEWTQPLKETDGILNLLNDQSETEKSLTSSEAGNYMDYYQQIYEHIVFGYALPSPGREVIQNMKIIDASLESAKEERVIKL
- a CDS encoding TonB-dependent siderophore receptor, with the translated sequence MKRQLLSLGLLFIAVSASSQMKNAEADTIRTQTIEDINLHKTGNPNQARPLSTKSNLTVMENPQPIAIVTHEIIEQQQAKQLSDVLQNVNGMYVTSSRGNSQDSFGGRGFILGNDNIFKNGTRVNSGVFPEVSGLERVEVLKGANAMLFGNAAAGGIINMITKKPKFNFGGSIGLNGGSWNSYKPTVDIYGPLSKNIAFRINGAYEYAESFRDVVESEKYYFNPSFLFNLSPKSQLIVEADYLKNNFTPDFGLGSITNPDGSYKINDLLPKNAFLGADWQYQNVEQVSTNITFNHQFTEKWSLNTVASYQNYTKDYYSTERVQWGYEKNTNRLFWQRPLNKTFNEQNYTSLQVNINGEFNTGKINHKVLIGTDGDYGVQNNYTYTNPTIYGTNGNTSPINNNLYLDDSSSWASGKMPDASLKDRTRIPTQRFGIYIQDFISLTKQFKVIAGLRWSYLETMTNTKNTFSNDLGDVDQKNTAISDRAFSPKAGLVYMPNDNLSVFATYTNSFAQNTGKDIYEQALKPTTIDQYEAGVKKNFWNNALAVNLTAYQIVYNNYYQTAPQLANGQANSDSFYKEFAGKMRSRGVELDITGNPTENLSIIGGFSYNNSVYLDTPDGFGYVEKQRLVRTPATTANASVFYKFTRFAKGLKVGAGAYFIGDRLAGWNDTKNGSTGLGARNGISRSFALKDYTTVMVSVGYEWKKFSIQGKVGNLFDVENYNVHENYSVNPITPRNYYFTLTYRL
- a CDS encoding outer membrane beta-barrel protein, which gives rise to MKKLILTGILAVAGLTATANAQIQKGNWMVGGNLAGANFGLNEGAGYDFAIQPKGAYFIEDNIAVGGYVDLGFKGAKDAPTTFTYNVGALGRYYLNPGEQGVNNLLHHGRWFFEGNVGVGGMSISKGGSSSNGLNFGFGPGYSYFITPNIGLEGLVKYDANAGFGSGGYTNKITFGLGFQIYLPTSKAKQIINDVK
- a CDS encoding peroxiredoxin, translating into MSIKLGDTAPNFQAESSLGDINFYNYLGDSWGILFSHPADYTPVCTTELGYTAKLQSEFAARGTKVIALSVDGVEDHQNWVKDINETQNTNVRFPIIADKDRKVSELYDFIHPNASVTATVRSLLIIDPSKKVRLIITYPASTGRNFDEILRVLDSLQLVDNYHVATPVNWENGEDVIVPPTISTEEARKIFPKGVTEIKPYLRYTPQPNT
- a CDS encoding mechanosensitive ion channel family protein; its protein translation is MEKTGLRYVDLVYKVLENWYVTFAELTPKLIVGILVFTFFLITSKYLSQIAVKLFHKFFPKSKKESSLVTLISIFRFLIMLMGTFIALEIMGFSGFLWKFIGSLGVAGVIAGVALKDLVSSIFSGMLIGIDKAYKVGDYITIGAHSGTVQEIGFLTTKILTDDGKKAYIPNQVVFNAPFYNITASPQRRIILNFEIPADEDISIAQKGILDVIKNLDNVDKLDTIEVIFTDLKQGAFNLQVKFWIKVGANLAQVRSKAYLGIKERFDVDKVQLVTPTSISITNGENNLHENQDK
- the sucC gene encoding ADP-forming succinate--CoA ligase subunit beta, giving the protein MNLHEYQSKEILSKYGVAIQRGFVANNVEEAVAAAEKLTAETGAQAWVVKAQIHAGGRGKGGGVKFSPNMDKLKENAQNIIGMQLVTPQTSAEGKKVHSVLVAEDVYYPGESETKEFYVSILLDRAEGKNTIVYSTEGGMDIEHVAEVTPHLIHNELIDPAIGLQGFQARKIAFNLGLEGNAFKEFVKFISSLYNAYTGIDASLFEINPVLKTSDNKIIAVDAKVTLDDNSLFRHKDLAELRDTREEDPMDVEAGEAGLNFVKLDGNVACMVNGAGLAMATMDIIKLSGGNPANFLDVGGTADAQRVQTAFGIILRDPNVKAILINIFGGIVRCDRVAQGVVDAYKAMGSLPVPLIVRLQGTNAVEAKKLIDESGLPVHSAITLEEAANKVKEVLA